The following proteins are co-located in the Patescibacteria group bacterium genome:
- a CDS encoding thrombospondin type 3 repeat-containing protein: protein MEDLETQQPPVAQPTVATTAPVFYSLAPEEAPRPTPWYRKRQLVVMAVSFAVALFVIGGVVIFASNWFAQKNAPAKIAAEEASSMLADKVSACDQALDPETCKNGAGMQVANATGTAEVCNGLTGELLDSCVSLAARAAASISACGKLDGAAKTACEDGAYNAEAQTKNDLTLCAKIVDQALALGCGSRVTEAALANNSCVASHVDPVLCSDRQSLLTAMNSGLESACTALSDEEARIDCINGIHSLDVDGDGLSVFDEVNTHHTDPVKPDTDGDGYTDGDEVSTGHDPLKK, encoded by the coding sequence ATGGAAGACCTAGAGACCCAACAACCGCCAGTTGCCCAGCCAACGGTAGCTACTACCGCGCCGGTCTTTTATTCGCTCGCTCCAGAAGAAGCCCCAAGACCGACTCCGTGGTACAGGAAGCGTCAGCTGGTGGTGATGGCGGTTTCGTTCGCGGTTGCCCTTTTTGTGATCGGAGGGGTGGTGATCTTTGCGTCTAATTGGTTCGCTCAAAAAAATGCCCCGGCTAAAATAGCGGCTGAGGAAGCTTCCTCTATGTTGGCTGATAAAGTGTCGGCTTGTGATCAGGCGCTGGATCCAGAGACATGCAAAAACGGAGCCGGGATGCAGGTGGCGAACGCTACGGGTACGGCTGAGGTTTGTAACGGTTTGACGGGGGAGCTGCTTGATTCTTGCGTGTCCTTGGCCGCTCGGGCTGCGGCGAGCATCTCTGCCTGCGGTAAGCTAGATGGAGCTGCTAAGACGGCTTGTGAAGACGGTGCTTATAACGCTGAGGCTCAGACAAAGAATGATTTGACCTTGTGTGCCAAGATTGTAGACCAGGCTTTGGCTCTCGGTTGCGGATCTCGTGTGACGGAGGCAGCTTTGGCGAATAACTCCTGTGTTGCATCACACGTTGACCCGGTTCTTTGTTCCGATAGGCAGAGTTTATTAACAGCTATGAATTCTGGATTAGAGAGCGCCTGCACGGCACTATCTGATGAAGAAGCGAGGATAGATTGCATAAACGGTATCCATTCACTTGATGTAGACGGCGATGGTCTATCCGTTTTTGACGAAGTAAATACCCACCACACAGATCCTGTAAAACCGGACACTGATGGAGACGGGTATACTGATGGAGACGAGGTATCCACCGGACATGATCCTTTAAAGAAATAA
- the ybeY gene encoding rRNA maturation RNase YbeY: MITFDVEQESIPKGSRFSGARLKKIAGEFDVALRKKVTGIVSLSFVDDLEIRRLNRMYRKKDKVTDVLSFGSPDGDRSGYLGDVIISYEQAVRQAEDEDLELELTDLLVHGILHVLGYDHEKAEDADEMFPLQDKIVAEVL, from the coding sequence ATGATTACTTTCGACGTCGAGCAAGAGTCTATCCCGAAGGGGAGCCGATTCTCTGGAGCGAGACTTAAGAAGATCGCCGGCGAGTTTGACGTTGCTCTGCGGAAGAAAGTAACCGGCATTGTTTCCTTGAGTTTTGTCGACGACCTAGAAATTCGTCGGCTTAACCGCATGTACCGCAAGAAGGACAAGGTAACCGATGTTTTATCGTTTGGTTCCCCAGATGGCGATCGATCCGGGTATCTCGGTGACGTGATCATTTCGTACGAGCAGGCGGTGCGGCAGGCCGAAGACGAAGACCTCGAGCTTGAGCTGACTGATCTTCTCGTTCACGGCATCCTTCATGTGCTTGGTTACGACCACGAAAAGGCGGAAGATGCGGATGAGATGTTTCCTCTTCAGGATAAAATTGTGGCCGAAGTCCTATGA
- a CDS encoding diacylglycerol kinase family protein, with protein sequence MISLRAFFKSFHHALRGLAELFKTEQSFRLQVLATIIVGGLLIGLDLAAWQRILLILLCSAVLILEIINSIIERVADAVQPRLSPMVKDVKDMMAGAVLLTALTALVVGTAILYLPVWEKVCAIIQYCKP encoded by the coding sequence ATGATTTCTTTGCGAGCATTTTTCAAAAGTTTCCACCATGCTCTTCGCGGTCTCGCCGAATTATTTAAGACCGAACAAAGTTTTCGCCTTCAGGTGCTGGCGACAATTATCGTTGGCGGTCTCTTGATTGGGCTTGATCTCGCCGCTTGGCAAAGAATTCTGCTTATTTTGTTATGTTCCGCCGTCTTGATTCTCGAAATAATCAACAGCATCATCGAACGGGTCGCTGATGCAGTCCAGCCTCGGTTGAGTCCGATGGTGAAGGATGTTAAGGACATGATGGCGGGCGCAGTTCTTTTGACGGCGCTAACCGCGCTCGTGGTCGGGACGGCGATTTTGTACCTCCCGGTATGGGAAAAGGTCTGTGCTATAATTCA